From the genome of Hyperolius riggenbachi isolate aHypRig1 chromosome 9, aHypRig1.pri, whole genome shotgun sequence, one region includes:
- the LOC137533431 gene encoding uncharacterized protein — protein sequence MCFWLPTPSVRHLGYSAPCDDITGGTVTNVKDAEGGSRKHMEAVPAVIGGLLCQTILVSQIPVIYVAEGGSVVLPCHYSISGEKITTTIGSYKWYKDVVQTGLEVSNGHKEFSGRVFRADTDQFISERSAAIVLQRVGFGDSGMYYCEVTFQLGRDISAHGNGTFLNVTGLGGEVWLCPDPDSRHIRFLSQTIQVSQPPVIYGTEGRSITLPCNYSISRRENVIAGNYKWYRHLVRIGPEVSDNNPDFTGRISRADVSQFIEGRSAAITLHNVDPVDTGLYYCEVTFQGRRQVSGDGNGTFLNVTADVSYIYKRFILLKVMGFALILLTGLIVYLCTRYGCPKLQPKGTM from the exons atgtgcttctGGCTTCCTACCCCCAGTGTCCGACAccttggttacagcgccccctgtgatgacatcacagggggcactgttaccaatgtgAAGGACGCGGAAGGAGGAagtcggaagcacatggaagctgtgcctgcggtgatcggag GACTTCTATGTCAGACAATCCTCGTTTCCCAGATTCCGGTGATATACGTCGCAGAAGGTGGATCAGTTGTCTTACCGTGTCACTACAGCATCAGTGGGGAGAAGATCACTACTACTATTGGATCGTATAAATGGTACAAAGACGTGGTGCAAACAGGCCTGGAGGTCTCCAATGGTCATAAAGAGTTCTCCGGAAGAGTCTTCAGAGCAGATACCGATCAGTTCATCAGTGAGCGATCTGCAGCCATTGTCCTGCAAAGGGTGGGCTTCGGAGACTCTGGAATGTATTACTGTGAGGTCACCTTCCAGCTGGGTAGAGACATCTCTGCACATGGAAACGGGACATTTCTCAATGTTACAG GGCTGGGAGGTGAGGTCTGGCTTTGCCCTGACCCAGATTCCAGACATATTA GATTTCTATCACAGACAATCCAGGTCTCCCAGCCTCCGGTAATATACGGTACAGAGGGCAGATCCATCACCTTACCATGTAACTACAGCATCAGCAGAAGGGAGAATGTTATAGCTGGAAACTACAAATGGTACAGACACTTAGTGAGGATTGGGCCAGAGGTGTCTGATAATAATCCTGACTTTACTGGAaggatctccagagcagatgtgagTCAGTTCATTGAAGGGCGATCAGCCGCCATTACCCTGCACAATGTGGATCCAGTAGACACAGGGCTGTATTACTGTGAGGTGACCTTCCAGGGCAGAAGACAAGTATCCGGAGACGGGAACGGGACATTCCTCAATGTGACAGCAG ATGTTTCCTACATTTACAAGAGGTTTATCCTGCTGAAAGTGATGGGCTTTGCTCTAATCCTTCTGACTGGACTCATTGTTTACCTGTGCACCAGATATGGTTGCCCCAAGCTGCAACCTAAAGGAACCATGTGA